A segment of the Mycobacterium intracellulare ATCC 13950 genome:
GGGAGTTCTTCGGCGCGGGACTCGGCGCCAACCCCGTGCGATCGCTGATGTTCGCCGCCGATCCACAGCCCGACGGGTCGCTGGTCTTGTGGGATTGGTGGCCAATGCCTTTCGCGAACTCGACCCGCGTCACCCTCGTCAACACCACCGCCGCCACGGTGCCGGGGATCGCCGGCGACGTCACGACGACGCCCGACGCGCAATGGGCGGCGGCGCTGGCCAGCGGCCGCGCTGGCTACTTCACCGCCCGCGCCCATGCCGGCCCGACCATCCAGGGCCAGGACTGGGTGTTCGCCGACGAACAGGGCCACGGCAAATTCGTCGGCGTCAGCCACACCATACGGGGCCAGCGGACCAAAACGGCGTTCAGCGACGGCGCCCCCTACTTTCTCGAAGGCGCCGAGCGGGTCTACACCGACGGCGCCGCATCCCCGCAGTGGTACGGCACGGGCACCGAGGACCTCTACGAGGGTGGCTGGTACTTCAAAGACGGCACCCACTTCAGCGACCCGCTCAACGGCCAGCCCGACCAGCGCACGGCGACCGGCGGGTGCGCGGACTACTGCGTCGCCGTCTACCGGATCATGCTCGCCGACGCCATCGGGTATGGCTCCGCGCTCCGCTTCGGCATCGAGCACGGCAAGCGCAACATGGTCCAACCCGACTACAGCTCAACGGCATTCCTCTACACACAGCCGGACGCGGTCCTCACCGGCAGCGACGACGTCCGCCCCGCCGACCCCGTCGATCGCGTCCTGCACGGCTACACCGATGCCGACGCCACCGATCAGCTGCTGGTCAGCGAATACGAGGGCACCGAGGACACCCTGCCCCTCGTCGGCTCGGTCCGCAGCACCCAGGGCGCGATCACGTTCCATGTCCAGGTTGATCCGGGCAACCACGGTGTCCTGCTGCGCCGCACGTCGGACCAGGAGACCGGCTTCCAATCGGCGGACGTCGCGGTGGACGGCGTGCCCGCGGGCACGTGGCTTCAGCCGCGCAGCAACACCTTTCACCGCTGGCTGGACGACACCTACCTGGTGCCGCAGTCGGTCACCGCGGGCAAAGCGCAGCTGACCATCACCCTCACGCCCGCGGCGGATTCGCCGCCCTGGACGGCCAGCCGCTACCACGTCGACGCCCTCACGGGCCCGGCCTAGAGCGCGGCGATCGCGGCGACGGCCTCGTCGGCGGTTACGATGGCCGAGGCGTAGTTGGGCAGATTGACCTCGAGGGCGGCGCGCATCTCGGTGTCCGAATAGTCGGCCGTGGCGTCGCGGACCACGGTGACGTCGTAGCCGAGTTCGGCGGCGAACCGCACCGTCGCCTCCACGCAGGTGTGCGCGATCAAGCCCATGACGATGACCTGCTCGATGCCGTGGCGCTTGAGTTGCAGATCCAAGTCGGTGTTGGCGAAACCGCTGGAACACCAGTGCTCGTGAGCGACGACGTCACCGGGTTGCGGTTCGAACCCGGGACGGATCTCGCCGCCCCAGGTGCCGTATTCGAACGTCTTGCGCGACCAGGCGGCCCGCTGCACCGGCGCGATGTGCTTCCACGTTTCGTAGTCGCCCGGCCGGTAACGGCGATGCAGGGCATAATAGACGCGGAGGTTCGCGCCGCGCGCCGCGTCGAGCACCTGCTGCATGTGGGTGACGCAGCCATTGCCTTCGATGACGCCTTTCAGCCGGTCCCACACCTTCCCGCCCGGGGAAATGAAGTCGTTGTAGGGGTCGATCACCAGGAGCCCGGTCGCCGCCTTGTCGTATGCCACCGGATCATCATCGCGCACGGCTTGGCGACCTTGACGGATTCGCGGAGATGCTGCTAGACATGGCCTGCGCCACGATTTTGGGCGATCGCCCAAAATCGACGGGCGCAGGGATGCCGGCGGCTGCCCGAAGTGAGGAAATCGATGACCGTCACCAATGACACCGACGTCTACTACGACCCCTACGACGTGGGCATCAACGCCGACCCGTATCCGACCTATGCGCGGCTGCGCGATGAAGCCCCGATCTACTACAACGAAAAGTACGACTTCTGGGCGCTGTCACGGCATTCCGACGTCGAGCGCGGATTGGCCAACTGGGAAACCTTCTCCAACAAGCGAAGCGACATCCTCGAGCTGGTCCAGTCGAAGTTCGAGATGCCCGGCGGCGTGATGATGTTCCAGGACCCCCCCGAACACACGAGGCTGCGCGGCCTGATGTCCCGCGTCTTCACGCCGCGCCGGATGGCCGCCCTCGAGGACCAGATCCGGCAGTACTGCGTTCGGTGCCTGGACCCACTCGTCGGGTCCGGGGGATTCGACATCATCGCCGAGCTGGCATCGATGATGCCGATGCGGGTGATCGGGATGCTGCTGGGAATCCCGGAATCCGAGCAGGTCTCGGTGCGCGACGCCAACGACGCCAACCTGCGCACCAAGCCCGGCGCCCCCCTGAAGGTCGCCAACGCCGACTCCATCGCCGACGGCCGGATCTACGCCGACTACGTCGAATGGCGTTCGAAGAATCCGTCCGACGACCTGATGACGACGCTGCTCAACGTCGAGTTCGACGACGACCAGGGCGTGCACCGCAAGCTGACCCGTAAAGAGGTGCTGCATTACACCCAGGTTGTCGCCGGGGCGGGTAACGAGACGACCGGCCGGCTGATCGGCTGGCTGGCCAAGGTGCTCGCGGAGCACCCGGATCAGCGCCGCGAGGTGTACCGGGACCGGTCCCTGTTGACCCGCACCGTCGACGAGACGCTGCGCTTCGAACCCACCGGCCCCCACGTCGCCCGTTGGATGGCACGGGATTTCGAGTGCTACGGCACGACGGTGCCGGCCGGCAGCGCCATGCTGCTGCTCTTCGGCGCCGCCAACCGCGACCCCCGCCGCTACACCGATCCGGACACCTACAACATCCGACGCGACAACATCTCGCACATCACGTTCGGCAAGGGCGTGCACTACTGCCTGGGCGCCAACCTGGCCCGCCTGGAAGGCCGCGTCGCGCTCGACGAGATCCTCAACCGTTGGCCGGAATGGGACATCGACTACGACACCGCACAATTGGCGTCGACGTCCACGGTGCGCGGCTGGGAGCGGCTGCGGGTCGTGCTGCCTTAACGGGCGCTAAGAGGGCAACTCGAAACGGTCGATGAGCCGGTTGACGAGGGCGACGGCTTCGTCATGGCCCGCCGTGGTGCCGAGCGCCTGTTCCAGGATCAGCATGCGGCCGATCGCCGCGATGATGACCGCGATCCCCGCGGGCGGAAATTCGCTCCGGTCCAATCCGTGTTCGCGGACGATGAAATTCAATGCGGTGGTTTGCGTTTCGCGCCATCGCTCCGACCACGCCGCGATCTCTGCCCCGATCTCCTTGCGATGGTTGGCCAGCCCCATGAACTCCAACAGCAGCCGGGTGTCCTTCGGCTCGATGAGGGTTTGCCAGAAGGCATGCAGTGGGCGGTCGGAGGCCAGCGCCTGCTTTTGGCGCTCCAGATAGGCGGCGGCCCCGCGCCGGAAGACGTCGAGGTACAGCTCGTCCATGGTGGGGAAGTAATAGTGGACCAGCGCTGGTTTGACACCGGCCTCGTTCGCCACCCGCCGCGAGGTGGCCGCGGCGTAGCCGTCCTCGACCATGATATGGATCGTCGCGTCGATCAGCATGTCGCGAGTGGTGGAGTCGCGCGCCTTCGGCCGTCGGGGGGCGGTCATGGTGTACGTCTTTCCCGCAGGGATGCGTAGCCTTTTGGGCAATCGCCCAAAAGCTTAGCCCAGGGTCGTGCCGACCATGATTAGGAACTGGCGCGACGGGGCAATGGAGGTGTCATGGCCCCCAGTTTCAGCGACGTCATCCGATCCAAGTACCTGCTGTTGACCACGTTCACCAAGGACGGCCGGCCCAAGCCGACCCCGGTCTGGGGGGCGCCCGACGGCGACGGCAAGCTGTTGGTGATCACCGACGACGGTTCGTGGAAAACCAAGCGGATCAACAACACGCCCAGGGTGACGATCGCCAAGAGCGCGGCGCTGGGCAAGCCCAAGAGCGACGAGGTCGAGGCCGTCGCCCGGGTACTGCCGAAGTCCGAGACGCGGCGCGTGTACAACGCCGTCCTCAAGCGGTACTGGTACCACGCGTGGTGGTTCTACGCGCACACGATCGTCCGCGGCGGCATCGACAAGGTGCACGTCGGCCTGGAGATCACACCCGCCTGAACGGCCCTGAACGGCGTTGCGGCTATTCGCTTTCCGCGCGCATCGCCGCGAACGTGTCCGCCACCGTCTGCTGTGGATCGCGATAGTTGATGCCCAGTTCTCGTTCGCTCGGGGAATCGTCGGACGCCGGCATCTGGGTGTAGTACTGCATTCCCGCCGAGGTGAACGGGGTCTCGAAGGGCAGGAAGCGATTCGCCCGATCAAGCACCGCCCCGGCCACCCGCAGCGCGGTGTCGGGGATCGGGACCGCCACCATCGGCGTCCCGGCCACCTGGCCGAGCAGGTTCGCGAGGTCCGCGGCGGGCACCCGGTGGCCGCCCGCGGTGTAGCGCCGCGG
Coding sequences within it:
- a CDS encoding cysteine hydrolase family protein, whose product is MRDDDPVAYDKAATGLLVIDPYNDFISPGGKVWDRLKGVIEGNGCVTHMQQVLDAARGANLRVYYALHRRYRPGDYETWKHIAPVQRAAWSRKTFEYGTWGGEIRPGFEPQPGDVVAHEHWCSSGFANTDLDLQLKRHGIEQVIVMGLIAHTCVEATVRFAAELGYDVTVVRDATADYSDTEMRAALEVNLPNYASAIVTADEAVAAIAAL
- a CDS encoding TetR/AcrR family transcriptional regulator, with amino-acid sequence MTAPRRPKARDSTTRDMLIDATIHIMVEDGYAAATSRRVANEAGVKPALVHYYFPTMDELYLDVFRRGAAAYLERQKQALASDRPLHAFWQTLIEPKDTRLLLEFMGLANHRKEIGAEIAAWSERWRETQTTALNFIVREHGLDRSEFPPAGIAVIIAAIGRMLILEQALGTTAGHDEAVALVNRLIDRFELPS
- a CDS encoding cytochrome P450; protein product: MTVTNDTDVYYDPYDVGINADPYPTYARLRDEAPIYYNEKYDFWALSRHSDVERGLANWETFSNKRSDILELVQSKFEMPGGVMMFQDPPEHTRLRGLMSRVFTPRRMAALEDQIRQYCVRCLDPLVGSGGFDIIAELASMMPMRVIGMLLGIPESEQVSVRDANDANLRTKPGAPLKVANADSIADGRIYADYVEWRSKNPSDDLMTTLLNVEFDDDQGVHRKLTRKEVLHYTQVVAGAGNETTGRLIGWLAKVLAEHPDQRREVYRDRSLLTRTVDETLRFEPTGPHVARWMARDFECYGTTVPAGSAMLLLFGAANRDPRRYTDPDTYNIRRDNISHITFGKGVHYCLGANLARLEGRVALDEILNRWPEWDIDYDTAQLASTSTVRGWERLRVVLP
- a CDS encoding glycoside hydrolase family 172 protein encodes the protein MLWAAACVTAPAAAEPPAAGLGAKTVGWDTYRRLDRLPYLDAESQTLQVSSFDRSGGDFDISTGNRNGTGGCLAPGGAGCVIAEDHGAGEVDSIWFTRDGGNVRAIGHIRIELDGQTVVDTPLQALVDGELGAPFAWPLVANAAQSPGGVYIKVPMPYRRSMRISVASHLEYYHVDYRQFPNADGITTFSPADPALDVLDTLRAAGTADPKPATGTATQSNRVIDLPAGTEQTVAETSGPGSISALRLRLPAAADQLLTGLRLRIEFDGRTLVDAPLGEFFGAGLGANPVRSLMFAADPQPDGSLVLWDWWPMPFANSTRVTLVNTTAATVPGIAGDVTTTPDAQWAAALASGRAGYFTARAHAGPTIQGQDWVFADEQGHGKFVGVSHTIRGQRTKTAFSDGAPYFLEGAERVYTDGAASPQWYGTGTEDLYEGGWYFKDGTHFSDPLNGQPDQRTATGGCADYCVAVYRIMLADAIGYGSALRFGIEHGKRNMVQPDYSSTAFLYTQPDAVLTGSDDVRPADPVDRVLHGYTDADATDQLLVSEYEGTEDTLPLVGSVRSTQGAITFHVQVDPGNHGVLLRRTSDQETGFQSADVAVDGVPAGTWLQPRSNTFHRWLDDTYLVPQSVTAGKAQLTITLTPAADSPPWTASRYHVDALTGPA
- a CDS encoding PPOX class F420-dependent oxidoreductase gives rise to the protein MAPSFSDVIRSKYLLLTTFTKDGRPKPTPVWGAPDGDGKLLVITDDGSWKTKRINNTPRVTIAKSAALGKPKSDEVEAVARVLPKSETRRVYNAVLKRYWYHAWWFYAHTIVRGGIDKVHVGLEITPA